The genomic interval AGGAACAACTGCTCGATGGAATTCAGGCGGGCGCAGACGATTATCTCACCAAGCCATTCGATCCAGACGAATTGCGGTTGCGCTTGCTCGTGGCGGAGCGGATCACGGCGTTGCACCAACAGTTGGCGGAGCAACGCGAGGAACTCAAGCGGCTGAACCAGGAATTGTTCGAGCAAGGTCGGTGCGACCCCTTGACGCGTTTGGGCAATCGCCTGCGGTTGATGGAAGACCTGGTTGTTTTAGCAGGCAGCGCCGAACGCTATGGCAAACGTTATTGCGCGGTGATGTGCGACGTCGATCATTTCAAATTATACAACGACCACTATGGTCACATCGCCGGCGATGAGGCGTTGCGTCGTATCGCGCAAGCGATAACCCAGAATTGCCGGAATGGCGATGTCGTGTACCGGTACGGCGGCGAAGAGATTTTGCTGATCTTGCCAGAACAAAGTCCGGCGGACGCAGCGCGGGTTGCTGAACGATTGCGCGACGCGATTCAAGCATTGGCGTTGCCGCATGTGTTGAACGCGCCCACCGGGGTTGTGACGATTAGCGCCGGG from Chloroflexota bacterium carries:
- a CDS encoding diguanylate cyclase, with the protein product MRVLIADDDCIHRMILKLAVEQFGHECLVAEDGLQAWNMYQTTPINVLISDRMMPEMDGIELCRRVRETGTPSYTYFIFVTALSEKEQLLDGIQAGADDYLTKPFDPDELRLRLLVAERITALHQQLAEQREELKRLNQELFEQGRCDPLTRLGNRLRLMEDLVVLAGSAERYGKRYCAVMCDVDHFKLYNDHYGHIAGDEALRRIAQAITQNCRNGDVVYRYGGEEILLILPEQSPADAARVAERLRDAIQALALPHVLNAPTGVVTISAGVAMLEAGDYLAMHLWLKRADDALYLAKQAGRNRVCVKETSS